The Oreochromis niloticus isolate F11D_XX linkage group LG18, O_niloticus_UMD_NMBU, whole genome shotgun sequence DNA window GTTTGTTTCAGTGGCAAGGTCTTGCTGGCTCGCCCACCTTCCTTGTTGATGCACCTCGAAACAATTAAGTAATTATCTACCTGTGTGCAATTTGATTACTCTCCTGCTACTAGGTCCTCAGTTGTTGCTAGATCATTGCACTTACTGTGGTAGTGTACTGGTTTTTTGATTTGCTCTGGAGTTATTCTGTACTCTACGGCGCAGCCATCATGGTTTCTAAATAGAGAAAGTCGTGAAGAGAAAACCACAGAGGTTACCTGTTTGGGGGGGTCTCTGGAGTCCAGTCCAGATCTGGTTGAAAAAGAATAATTTTTGCCCACAAAACCATCTTTGGTCTATTATAAGTGTTAAACCTTTATACTAAGGGAACCCCCCCGCCCCGCCACAGAATATAAACCTGTGTACATTTGACATTTTGATATTTTAGAAGATGATATCAAATGTTAAATGGTTTCATTCTGTCCTGTCAGCCTTTGTCTTTTTGGTAAAATAATGAGTTCAAATTCAACACTCAGGCCCCTAACTCTATCAAGCAAATTAGGTATTTTTCCCTCTGTTATAATTATGTCTCCAAAGTGCCAGATCTGAGTCATAAATCAAAAGTGCAGCTGCTGAAAAAGAAAGGTGCCTCCATTTGTGTCTGCAGGTACACACTGCCCCCTAACAACCACAGGCAAGGACTGCAACCACTTCTTATATGTCATACATTTCCTGGGGTTATTACACTACCCCTAAATTCATCGTCGTCATGTTATCTAAGCTGATTTTGTTGGAAAAGCACCAGATTTAGCTGTGAAGTAATGGAGTGAATAAAATGGTGTGCTTACAACTATAAATATTTTGAATGGTaggatttgggggggggggaattcAGCGTGTTACTCTACTTTTGCAAAGTAAGAGTTACATGGGATGTAATGGGAAACAAACCCAAGAAAGAGTTgatttttcaacaaaaaaaaaattctattgGTGCATAGCTTCATGTTACTTAACATTATATAGTTACATGCTGCAACatactggcaacctgtccagggtgtatcccTAAGAGGGAACCCTAAAATCAGGTGTCATGGTGCAGCTGGGAGAGAAGAAATGCTTAGAAAAAAGTTTCATGAGTTGTTTTGTGACTTTCAGTCAATTTTTCTTTGTGTAAGGCTGCAATCAGCTGGCCTGTGCTGCTACTCTGATATTCACTGTGTTTTAAGGATATAACCCACTGAATTCGAAAACATATAAGCAGATGTTTCACAAGCTCTATGGCTGATTTCCAACCCCTAGACACTAAGGAAGCTAGTATGAAAAGGAGTCTGTGAGTGAATCTAATCAGCATCATGACctcaaatataaattttttaCTCTTGATATAATGATTAAATTAAACACCACAGCATGCTATGCATCAGCCCACCATAGTGCATCACTGTAAACTACACTGCTACTGCCAGCTAACCAGTTTAGCTTGTACAAAACCATACCAAACTGTGTAGTATGTTTTTATGCAACCTTGGAATAACACACAATGATATTGCAGATGGTTTTGCAAGATGATTCGCAAACAATAATTCAATAATTCTGTTTATAAAGTTTCACTTGCTAAAAAGTCCTTACCTTTGTAAAAATCTTTCTCCATCTATGTGTGTTACAAATTAACAAGCTGCTTttaaattcagatcaaactgaggtatTTGTACTCagccctaaaaatcttagaaaccaAATACTCACTCTGGGTGGCATtacttggcctccagtaacactgtgagaaatctTTGAGtggtttttgtctttcagtgtCTTTGAATTAAGCAGATATGTAGGATTTCTTGCATTTtccaatatctctaaaattacaTTACACATTACAAACAACAGATGCTagttaatgtatttattatttctaggctggactactctAGTTCATTATTATCAGGGTGTCCTATAAACTCCCAGAAAAGCTTTCAATTGATCCAAAGTGATTGATTGattgttaatttatttcaaacatgtaaacaatatacaggtacatttagAAACGTACAACAAgtgtactgacagggactagaaagataGTTCTCCCGTGATaacttctcttcattggctccgtATTAATCTAATAATcgggccccatcttatcttaaagacctcatagtaccatatcaccccactTTGCTCACAGACTACAGGCTTACTTGTGTTTCCTGCTATGggtttttaaaagtataatgggaagcagagctttcagAATCGAGGCCCCTCTTgtgtggaaccagctcctagTTTGGATTTACTTCTAAgatcaaactttcctttttgatgaaGCTTATACTGTATGAGGTAACCCTGAATCTTCCCTTAGTTAAACTGCACTAGGTCTAGGCTGTCTTCACtcactttgttttcattcattgtgtgtttattcaccactctgcatttaatcattagatATTATTCCACAGTGTGCCTTTTGCCCTGTCTTCTTTTCCACACCCACagctggtcacagcagatggctgcccctccctgagtctgatttcttcagttttttttctccccgctatcaccaagtgcttgctcagagggtgttgtttgattgttgccatttttctctttggtactatataaataaaactgaaccgAAATGAATTTTTTGTGACCACAATTGTAAGGTTGGAGCTCCAAAACTTTGGAACAGCCCTCCTCTGTCTTATCAGGTCAGCTGAATGTTTGGCTTGTATTAAAAACGTGTTTTTATAAGTTACCTTTACCCTCATCTTTAATTTTTGGCTCTCATTCTTCTTATATATGTGTTGAAGTGTGTACGCAGCAGTTAATGTaagtatttgtgtgtttaaatgtatGCTTATTTTTAATACGTGCTTCTATCCAACCTGTGAAGCACtttttttaactgtgtgttttaaaaagtaatacacaaataaagttattattctTAGAAATGTAATGCCATCTAAGAATCAGGACCACAGACACCTTCTCTGTGATCATATCcatgaacaacattaacaaGACAGTGATGTTCGACAGTGTAATATATCACAGTGACTCACGGGAGGAAGAAAGCTCAGACAGTAAATGGACCCCTGTGTAGGTAGCATGTAGAGCTCTGCAGCCTGACCAAGAAACCTAATCCTCTGCAAACAGCCATCCTAGGGCCAAAACTGAAACGCAATCCTGCATGCACACCAAAACCCCAGAAACCTGCTGCAATCTGCATAGAGGTCAAAGTTACAGTGTTTTAGTCCTCAGATCACTGAAAGATGTTGTCTTTATTTCACTACTGTATTTACTGTAGAACTTACTTGGCAGTTGTAAGTTAGCAGCTGAACTAAGCAAAAGCTACGCCTTACATGAAACTGTGCTTCATGTCCATGAATAAAGAAAAATTATGTCATTTTTAACTATACTGTCACAACACACAAGGAAATGCCATCTGTAGATGAAGATCGTGAGGAACGACAGAAAGCTGCAGCAAAGCCACTAAATGGTTTTCATGTGATGCaattttattcaaatgcagcttcCAAGGCCATGaatgattttaaaatgcaaaactaattgataaaaaataaacaatatgaAATCCTTTAAATCTCAAAATGATTCAGTAGTAACATTTTATTCAGCTAAAAAGTAGTTTAAATACTGAGTTAGCTTCTAACGTATTTTCCTCTCCAGAGCAGTGAGAGGACGGCTGGATGTCTTCTCAGGAAGCACCAGTCTCAGCTTCCTCCTGAGGGAGGGGGAGCCTCCTTCCTCAGGCaggtactcttgctgcagcagaGCAGCTGCTGTGGAGGATTCACTCTCTGTGGATATACCAGGCACAGAGACACCTGATATGCCTGCCTCCTGCATGCTGGCTCCATACCTCTCCACTGCAGGCACCTCAGTTTGAGCCACAACCCCTACTGATATATCAACCATTGTACCAACAGGTACATTCCTAGTCTCTGCCTGACTGTTACTAATTGATATATTCTCCACTGTGCTCACTGGTTCGAGTCTTTTAGGGGCATCCTCAGACATACAATCCTGCGAGGCAGGGAGGTTCTCTTTGGTTGTGGGTGCTTGAGGTTCAACAGATAGCTGATGCAGTCCTGCATTCTGAATGACTTGTCCCTGTGCTGGTTCAGGTTTTGGCTTAGCTACAAGAGGAGCGCTGTCAGGAAGCATTGGGCTCTGAGAGGCGGACTGGACAGCTGCAGGATTAACACCTGGGTTTGCTGCTAAGTTCAAGGGAGCTCCTCCAGTCTGAGGTGTTGCACTTACATGGAAAGGGTTAGCAGCAGACAGAACTCCTCCTGCAGCTTGTCTGCTAAGCATGTCCGGAGCACCACTTGAAGCCATGTTAGGCCCACTGAATGCTATACTAGGAGCTGGACCTCTGGGGAACAGCAATTTTGATCCTGAGGCCAAGGTGCTGAGCAGAAAGTTCCCCCCTTGAAGAGAGAGGCTGCTGCCATTTAGCTGTGAGCCAGCTGAGCCAAGCAGTGAGAGGTTGGTAGACGAATGCTGAGCACTACCCAGAGTTAGGCCAGCTCCTTGATACTTATTACCCAGCAGACTTTGCCCATGCCCACTAACAATAGCGGACCCTGATTGGTCAGCAGCACTGCTGCTTTGCACAGACTGGTTGTTCTCTGGGTATCTACTCTCTTCTGTACTTTTCTGGTTACTGTTATCACTTTTGGAAGTTGTTTTTTCAGAGAGTGTTTGGCTTTTCTGTCCTTCTTCTCCTCCGACCTCTTCTTCCTTGTTTCCATCCTCAGTCAATGTCTCAGTCTTGGaggattttctcatttttttctcgctagactttcctttttctttcttttcctcacattcTTTTCCATccgttcttttttctttgcttttcttgGAGCTGCTTTTCTCCAAAGGACCCTGCTCAATTTTCTTCCTTGGATGGACTTTGCTTTTTCGTAGTGGATTCAAGTTTAGTTTGACCTTCACCAACCGGCTGGATTGAactttctgcctcttttctcttctctttcttttgtctCTTATTACTTCCTCCTCTCTCTTGTCCTCAATTTGACTATTTCCTTCCTCCAGGGTTCTTGAACTCTgcagatcaaatgacacatttcTGATTACTCTTTTCAACTCTGTGTTCTTCATCATGTCAGAGTGGTTATGAGCATTCCTTCCTCTTTCATTCAGCCTGTACTGAGAAGAGAAGCCGTTAGGCAGAGCAAAGTCTCCTGGATTGGTTCCAATCTTCCGTTGTCTCATGTCCTGCTCTGCTCTGTATGTCCTGTGACAACTTTCACAGCGTAAACTCTCATATCCTTTAATCTTTACTTCTGCATGTGTCCTGTGATTGTTCACGTTTCTGCCGTTCTTACAGGCTGGCAGGATCTCTGCTCTCTGACTAAAGGCTTCACTCTGTGGATAAGAAGATGAATTTGTATTTTCTTGAAAAACAAACTTGTTAGGGGTGTCCCTGTTCAAGATTCTATGCTGAACTTCTGTCCTTTTCCCCTCCTCATCGGGTATCcttcttatttttctcctttctctgtccACCTCTGCCTCAATCCCTCCATTCATCCTGTTTTCTCTTCTCACTGGGTTCAGCTGTGGTGCATCACTGCTGCAGTCAGGACAGCTGAAACAGCCACTGTTCTCATCAGTTCTAAATCTAAACTGGTCTCCAGGTTCATTTGCCCATGTGTCCAAAGTCATGGCATCCTTGTTCCATTGCTGCCTGCTGTTTTCTTGCAAGAAAAcatccctcctcctctctctaaCATCAAGGTGATTAACACGGTGGTTAGCCGTGCTGCTGCTTCCTTCTTCTTGCTCTTTCAGTCTTttactttctttcatttttttctttcgaGACACTTGATAGTAAATCAGAACTATCAGCAGAGTCAAGCCAACGCCACCTGAAGCACAGGAGAATGAGTATGATTGggtatttctcctgtttttattttcgaATGTTGATCATTTAGAACTGTGTTGTTTCATATATGCTGGGTGTTCTGTGCTATGATTCTCCATCTAATActttaattctcttttcttATTCTTTCATTAATGTCTAAGAGTTAAACTGAAATCATTGTTCTTTTATCCTGTGTTGTATATCATTCTCACCGATAAAGCAGATGACTGCAGTGATGACTAGATCTCGAGCATACAACTGAGGCGTTACGCTGGCTCTTGGCTCTATATGCACTGTGATGTTCTGATTGGACGGGACACAATTGGCATCAGTCAGCTCCAGCACTGTGGTTACAGCTGGGTTGTCAGCGCTCGCACACACCATCCTACGGCCATTGTAGAGGATCTGAGATCAGCACAAATAGAGAACAGATTTAAGTCAGTTCAGGTTGTACTGGTGAGTGGACGTAGGTTTAGTGGGGGGAGTTCCTGTACCTTGTCAGGTTGTTGGATGAAGGTGGAAAGGAAGTCGGCGAGCTCCAGCAGCTGACAGGAGCAATTCCATGAGTTGAGGTCCAGGTTGAGATTTGTCAGCCAGGTGAGGTAAGAAAAAGCATCCACAGGAGCAGAACTCAGGCGGTTTCTGGAAAGATCCAGAGTCGTCAGGCTCACCAAGCCACGGAAACTAAGACACACAGGGGacaacattatatatatattacattagTTTTGGTGAAGGTCCTTTAATTcttttaaagaaaggaaaaaaataaacatagtaatattaaatacttaCCTGTTTCTGTCCACATGTTGAATCAGATTATCTGACAGATCCAGATTCCTCAGCTCTCTGAGGTCATTTAGAGGGAAGGAACCAGAATCTAAGCTGGTGAGCAGGTTTCCCTCCAGTGTAAGACTCTGGAGAGCCTTGGCACCTTTAAACCAGCCACCCTGGATCTGCACAGCAACACAGAGTTGATTCTTACTTCATGTATTTAGTCCCACAACGTAATATGCTGTATGTTCTTTAAATGCACAAGAAACGTTGTGGAAGACGATAAACATCTACTACCATCTGCACATAGTATGTGGTCttactttttatgttttatattaaGGCTGTCTTCTTTCTAAATGCCAGCAGGTAGAGAAGAGTTCAGCTTACATAGGAAGATTACCTTGGGCAGCCTTGCTCTATTACCTCAATAAACATTTACTCATCATTTATGACTTCTATCTCTGGTTTCAAGTTTTGCTGAATACAATATGATGCTCATTTTGCTCATTACTGTCCCCATAGATGTCCagagggagaaagggagggTATGCTTCACCATATATGATGAGTTAGTCACATCAGGTCTTCAAAAAACTAAGATGGCTGAAAATGTTCAGCTCGAACCTTCAGTTGGTAAAGTGACAaaggctacatccatcttttccaTGACTTACTATCCATGATTAATAAAGTAATCACTTAACTGCAAAATCTCTCAACTGAAAATGCTACTGTTGCAAATGCTACTGTTGCAAATAGTAGTTGCAAATTTTCCCCAGCAAAGGTACCTACCATGCTAATGATATTATGGCCCAAGGTAAGGACCTGTAGCTGGGTTAGATTCATCAGAGCTCCACCCTGTAGAGACTCACTGTTCAGGAGGTTGTGGTCCAGCAGTAATGTGTGGAGGAAGGGCAGATTTCTGAAAGACTCTCTAGCAAGTTCTGAGATGTTGTTATGGCTCAAACCTGGATGATCAGCAGGGAGAAATACATTTGAACACTATAAAACTGGGAGtctaaatgttttaatgcatcTAAAAAGTGAAAGATGCAGTTTCTGTCCTGTTGCCTGGCTATACTATTGTTTCTAAAAAGAATCTGGAAAAGAAAcaattttccttcttttgttctttttctgtctgtcatctGCCATTGCTTTGCAGTATTTTTATAGTGCAGAGGACTTTCTTCTGAAGTTTAGTGggtcacagttttaaaattaactcTATTTCATCTAGCAAAAGGGTTTGGCACACTGACCTCTATGGATCAAAAGTGAAAGGCTGTACTAAAAGGGAACATGTAACACAAGCAAGAATAATTGCCTTGCTTGTGTCTAGTTAGTCTTGAgtctttatttttgtaaatttgaGAGGCAAAATTTTTCATAGAATGAATACGAaaagctgcattagaagctTTTGCTAGCTACCTTCAAATACCCCTCTTGACCATTGTGGTTGCTGTTTTGATTCACTATTTAAACTAACTTTGATTTACTttgaaggacccgtcccatccttcaacaaactgttccaattTCTGCAATCAGGCAGGTTCCGCACCATACGGGCAAGAACAGAGCGactcaagaggagcttctatccCCAAGCCATCTGGGTCCTAAATCAGAACATATCAGAACATGCCCCCGCattgaacagaatcaacttgtCCTACCActattgttgctgttttgcaaTTCTCAAAACTCACCAATGACTGTAATGTTGCTCAGCTCAGACAGTGAGGCAGGCTGAACTGTAGAAATTGAGCCTTCTGTTAGCAGCAGAGCCTGTGTGGTATTCGGAGCAACTGGTCAAGgcatacaaaaacacacaacatcATCAGCATATTAGTGCCTTTCGGTTTCATACGTGAGAAGTAAATTTACCACATTAAAGTGGTAAATTTTGTATTATGCTACAAAACTAGCATAAAACTATGCTAAATCATAGTTTTGGGGAATTTCACTTGTCAATAAGCTAATCTGGGAAAGAATACAAAACAATGAATTATAGTAAAAATGTTTCTAGGTTTTATTAATTATATAAGCTTACtaaaaaattgtaatatatGACAGTTTTTAGTAATGTCAAATTCTGTTGGTTTTCTTTAGTTTATGTTTTGCAAAACTggcttttgtgtttctttgagcTTTAAGGcttgattttattattattacattttgtcattttataatGCATTGTGCAGTAAAATATGTATTAGTGAATCCATTTGCAAATTAGTATTAAAATTCCGAATTGCGGAAGGTAACACGAAAGTAGCACGTAACATTAGCATCACTCCAGGTAGCCCTACCCTTGTAGGCTTGTGTTAACTTGTGATATGGCGGTATTAGCTAGCTAACGTTTTTAGAAAGCTAAGGTCTGTTTTCACAAATAAATTTGGAAACTAATCAAACTGCTGGAACAAGCACTGAGTCCTGTGATTGATAACAGAGTTACTGTCTGTAAACAGTCTCATCAGTTACCACATAGCTTTTTGATacttaaagagtaaaaaaaaaaaaaaaaagcattcctTGTGTTTTTGTCTATTAAATTACCAAATAAtggatatatatttttaaaaaaaacataatcaaAAAGTAATTAgcaaattattttattaatttaaaattgattattaAAGCATGAAATGCTTTATTTCAGTGTAACGTAACTCTCCCAGTCCTCCATATCCCAGTACCCTTTAATTCGATTGTTAATCCTTAATGTCTGTGTTCAGTGTTTACCTGTTGAGTTACtttctcctttattttgttAGTTCCCTTTCTCTCGTGTTTTGATGTCTTCAACTCTGAATACTATGACAAATAATGTTTTTCATATGACTGCCGTACAGTAGGACTATGCACTTATTTAGGCTCAGTTTTCAGTTATAGAGGGGgaatggcatttttttttttttttttacctataATTTTAGTCAGTCTTTGGCAGATGACAGCATCCTCAGAACAAACCATACAGGAAGCAGGACACAACGGGACTTGGGACATGCGCTGGGCGCTGATAACTAACAGCAACAACATCCgcaaaatatctgaaaagacATTTGCATAATCTTAACTGCCTGCATTGGGCTTCTGCGATGCAAGAAAACCATGTGTACTACTCACTGTACATGTTGTGTTACAGTGAAGTGATGAGGAGGCCTCTCTTCCACAGGGTCGTAACCTGATCCAGCTTTATCCGTATCGCCATTATCATCCGTTTGTCCTACGAAAAGACGTAATTGTATCACTGTAAAAACACCATAATCGCCCATCTTGTGTAGTCAGACCTGCGTGGCTGAGTGTGGACCTTAGCCTGCGGCATCCTGAACAGAACAACACACAAGTACTGTAGACGAATGAGTGACATCATGAATAAAACACATACAGATGTCTTCATAGGTGTTTTCACAGGTTGAAAGTAATTCTTACCGTCAACACCATCACCAAGTACACGTTCGCTCTCTGTTGCTAAGCAAACAAATAACGCTAAATGGTAATGCATCAccatgtgtatttgtgtgttagGTAGCATTGGGGAGATAGAGTTTGTCCCCAGAGGAGGCTGACTGATGGATAACAGCCCGACATTGTAGCCAAATGAGGCCTATCATGTTTCTGCTAAAGCTCTTTTACTAATGGACTTTTCTCTGGTGATAAACAAATGTAAGCTACTCCACAATAACCATAAAGCAGAATGGCTCATCAGATTGACCAGCAAGACAACACATTCATTACAGAGTGCAATTATATTTCAACCTGGCAGACTTTTATCTGCTATACAAGAAACGCATTTCACAGTTTATTCCTAGCGCAGACAGCACTGCTGATTGACACAATAACGTCTAAGCAACACTGATTTAAGAGCTATTTAAGCATTATGTTTTATTAACACTGAACTGAATGTGGAGCTTCCATCTTCACTaagctcttttttttcactgatgTAAATATACAGCTGCACTCTGATCTTGTGCATTTTTACATAGTGATTTTGAATTTCTTGGTAGTAGTTTTGTGTCCGTTTTTCATCACATCAAGTCTCTTTGTTATCATTTCATGCATCTTTGTGTGTCACCTTAATCTCTTTTGTCTCTGTCATTTTGCCCCATTTTTGTGAGTCTCGACACTGTTGTTCTTTTGCATAGCTTTTTTTTGTAGGGAACTGTTCTAACTGACATTATAGTTTGTCTTTATACTACTGAAGAGACAGTAGACACATGGGAGACAGGTGTAACAGTGAAGCTCCTAGGAATAGAGGTAGTGAGGGTAGACAactttaaatacctggggtcaactatccaaagcaacagacagtacaaaagaggtgaagaagagagtgtagGTAGAGTGGAGTCGGTGGAGATGGTGTCAGGGGGATTTGTGACaaaaggatagcagcaagaaaGGGGAGGTTTACAAGACAGTAGTGAGACCTACTATGATGCAGGGTTTGGAGGCAGTAGCTCTAAGAAAAAGACAAGAGGCTGACGTGCAAGTGACAgagtgaccaggatggacaTCATCAGAGGGAAAGCTGAGGTTGAGCAGTTTGGGGACAGAGTTAGAAACTCGAGGTGGGAGTGGAAGTATTaaacaaaggatgttgaagatggaaatgccaggcaggaggaaacgAGGAAGACGTCTGAAAAAGtttatggatgtagtgaaggggAACAGAAATTGTTGGTGTGATAGAGGAGGTGGTCAAGGATAGGgttagatggaggcagatgatcggCTGTGACAACACTTAaagcagccaaaaaaaaaaaagttgttttgtaatgcatctcttttttttgtgtactgtatttctttaaagctgttttgtgtctctttgttgtctcttgacaagacacatgtggatgagacaggaaacaaagaGAACTCAAACCGAACACCATAACAGTAAAGCAATCTAGACTTGTAGCCAAAATTTCATAGAAACTAAACAGCCAACAGACCTCACACAATACAACAAGAACTAACGCTCAGAATTAACAGTATGATAGACAGTCAATCATCAGACAGTAATCTAAATCTTCAGGCACAGAATAATAGTAGTAATAACAACTCTAAAGTAAACGAAAGAACCTCAGACCAagacaaatatacatttcttagtggaacagaatagaatagccctttattgtcctTGTACATGAACAATGAAAATATGGATGCTCCACATCTACTGtgcaggaataaaatataaataataagaCATCAGAAATACACACAGTAGGAGAGCTTGCTCTCCACTGAGGAGCAGTAGAAGGCTAGTAGCAGCGTCTGCTCCAGGTTATTCTTCCTCAGGAGCCAGAGGAAGTGCAGCTGCTGCACTTGATCAGCGGAGATGTGATCGCCctgaaacctgaaggtggagacaGATTCCACTCATTCTCCATTTATAATGAGAGGGCAGTGAGCCTGTCTGTGCCTCCTGAAGTCCACGATTTGGTATTTTGTTTTAAGGATGTTCAGCTTCTGGTATATCTGCTTTAGAGATTTTCTGCCTGCTGTTAGTAAAACATCACTAAGCAATGTCACAGCATAGTGGTTTATACATTCACAAAACAGTCTAAAGGTCCCTCAGTTCAATCTTGAGGAGACACACGGATCTCTTTGGGTTTGTGTGAGGAACAAAAATCAGCCGAGTCAAAACATATgcagctacctgctgtggtggcTCCTGGTGattaaagggagcagccaaacaCAGCTTCATATTACTGAATATGTTCTTAtgtggcacttttctactttgtctcattcacccattcatacaagcactgtTTACCATCTTTCTATCCAAGAGTCACACTTCAACAAACACAATTTGGGATTTAGTATCGTATCCAGGATATTTGGCCATGCAGACTGAAACAatcagggatcgaaccactaacctttgGATTAGTACGTGACTTGCTCTACCGCCTGAGGTACAGCCACCCTCATGCTGGTTTTAGTTGAAAATGGCATTACTAGTTGGTAATATAGCCTAGATTTCCTGATGAACTGCACTGGTTAATTAAGTGCTGCAAAGAAACTACGAACTTGCCTAGAAACTACATTAGTGAGACTTTCACTGAAGCACATCAGGCCTCATGATAGTGTGATGCTCAGTGTGCAAACATGTTAACCATAGGATATTAGGTTTCAGTCCAGTTCAAACTTATCCCATCTTATTAGTTGACTGACTCCTCGGATACCTTACAAAGTTTTACCCACCATCGTCACGGCAACTCAACTCACTAGACAGTTACAACATTTGGAAAATATACTTTTACATTTACCAAATACCAAATTGTGCACCTTTATTCCAATGCCATCTACTACAGCTTGGTTTCTTATTCTGAACATCtaaacattaattttaaaaaagatcatTGTCAGACCGTCATCATAGAAATCCGTTAAAAACATTAGCAGGTTCCTTACCTGTTCCTAACCAAGTGTTTTAACCCTGCTGCAGATATGGTGCACTCCACTCACATGATAATCCATCAGAATGACCTGTAGTGCTTGTCTGCTGTAGAGCCATCATTTACTGATTGCTGTAGTGCTGCAACACGTACCGTGTATATGAGTGGGTTTAGCTCAGGTTACCTGCCCGTCTCTGAAGCATGCTCAGTAGAGCTGGCTGTCACCTGAGAGGAACAGATGTCATGTCTGACTCGGAAACAGAGCCTTAAACTTTGtcttagtttttttgttgtttgttttgtttatcttAATTCTTATTTCTAAagatgcattttttattttattttttttaaacattaattattatttgcttttaaagtgaggattttctgtttatgtttaaccatttttttttgtgtgtgcgtggcCACTTGTGGTCTTTATTTGTACTATATGCACCTTCTTTTTTGGTACATGGCTTCTTTTCTCACAGAGCTTTAATCTGCATTTGTGGAAGGCACagtgaactgtgttcacagacagtgatTTCAGGAAGTGTTCCTGAGGGCAGGACAGAATCATGCATGCTTTTGTAATACTGATGAAGCGCTAATGAATTAATACATGCTAGGTATTAAGTGAAATATTGGGTTATTATTAGTCAGAAGATGTAGGAATGGCTACTGGAGCTGATGGGCAGTAATTAATAAATACGCA harbors:
- the lrrc53 gene encoding uncharacterized protein lrrc53 isoform X2 — encoded protein: MYIAPNTTQALLLTEGSISTVQPASLSELSNITVIGLSHNNISELARESFRNLPFLHTLLLDHNLLNSESLQGGALMNLTQLQVLTLGHNIISMIQGGWFKGAKALQSLTLEGNLLTSLDSGSFPLNDLRELRNLDLSDNLIQHVDRNSFRGLVSLTTLDLSRNRLSSAPVDAFSYLTWLTNLNLDLNSWNCSCQLLELADFLSTFIQQPDKILYNGRRMVCASADNPAVTTVLELTDANCVPSNQNITVHIEPRASVTPQLYARDLVITAVICFIGGVGLTLLIVLIYYQVSRKKKMKESKRLKEQEEGSSSTANHRVNHLDVRERRRDVFLQENSRQQWNKDAMTLDTWANEPGDQFRFRTDENSGCFSCPDCSSDAPQLNPVRRENRMNGGIEAEVDRERRKIRRIPDEEGKRTEVQHRILNRDTPNKFVFQENTNSSSYPQSEAFSQRAEILPACKNGRNVNNHRTHAEVKIKGYESLRCESCHRTYRAEQDMRQRKIGTNPGDFALPNGFSSQYRLNERGRNAHNHSDMMKNTELKRVIRNVSFDLQSSRTLEEGNSQIEDKREEEVIRDKRKRREKRQKVQSSRLVKVKLNLNPLRKSKVHPRKKIEQGPLEKSSSKKSKEKRTDGKECEEKKEKGKSSEKKMRKSSKTETLTEDGNKEEEVGGEEGQKSQTLSEKTTSKSDNSNQKSTEESRYPENNQSVQSSSAADQSGSAIVSGHGQSLLGNKYQGAGLTLGSAQHSSTNLSLLGSAGSQLNGSSLSLQGGNFLLSTLASGSKLLFPRGPAPSIAFSGPNMASSGAPDMLSRQAAGGVLSAANPFHVSATPQTGGAPLNLAANPGVNPAAVQSASQSPMLPDSAPLVAKPKPEPAQGQVIQNAGLHQLSVEPQAPTTKENLPASQDCMSEDAPKRLEPVSTVENISISNSQAETRNVPVGTMVDISVGVVAQTEVPAVERYGASMQEAGISGVSVPGISTESESSTAAALLQQEYLPEEGGSPSLRRKLRLVLPEKTSSRPLTALERKIR
- the lrrc53 gene encoding uncharacterized protein lrrc53 isoform X3, encoding MYSLSHNNISELARESFRNLPFLHTLLLDHNLLNSESLQGGALMNLTQLQVLTLGHNIISMIQGGWFKGAKALQSLTLEGNLLTSLDSGSFPLNDLRELRNLDLSDNLIQHVDRNSFRGLVSLTTLDLSRNRLSSAPVDAFSYLTWLTNLNLDLNSWNCSCQLLELADFLSTFIQQPDKILYNGRRMVCASADNPAVTTVLELTDANCVPSNQNITVHIEPRASVTPQLYARDLVITAVICFIGGVGLTLLIVLIYYQVSRKKKMKESKRLKEQEEGSSSTANHRVNHLDVRERRRDVFLQENSRQQWNKDAMTLDTWANEPGDQFRFRTDENSGCFSCPDCSSDAPQLNPVRRENRMNGGIEAEVDRERRKIRRIPDEEGKRTEVQHRILNRDTPNKFVFQENTNSSSYPQSEAFSQRAEILPACKNGRNVNNHRTHAEVKIKGYESLRCESCHRTYRAEQDMRQRKIGTNPGDFALPNGFSSQYRLNERGRNAHNHSDMMKNTELKRVIRNVSFDLQSSRTLEEGNSQIEDKREEEVIRDKRKRREKRQKVQSSRLVKVKLNLNPLRKSKVHPRKKIEQGPLEKSSSKKSKEKRTDGKECEEKKEKGKSSEKKMRKSSKTETLTEDGNKEEEVGGEEGQKSQTLSEKTTSKSDNSNQKSTEESRYPENNQSVQSSSAADQSGSAIVSGHGQSLLGNKYQGAGLTLGSAQHSSTNLSLLGSAGSQLNGSSLSLQGGNFLLSTLASGSKLLFPRGPAPSIAFSGPNMASSGAPDMLSRQAAGGVLSAANPFHVSATPQTGGAPLNLAANPGVNPAAVQSASQSPMLPDSAPLVAKPKPEPAQGQVIQNAGLHQLSVEPQAPTTKENLPASQDCMSEDAPKRLEPVSTVENISISNSQAETRNVPVGTMVDISVGVVAQTEVPAVERYGASMQEAGISGVSVPGISTESESSTAAALLQQEYLPEEGGSPSLRRKLRLVLPEKTSSRPLTALERKIR